The Sphingomonas alpina genome has a segment encoding these proteins:
- the ald gene encoding alanine dehydrogenase yields MRVGVPKEIKNHEYRVGLTPPSVSELTALGHSVVVQTGAGLGIDFEDQDYIDAGATILPDAASVFAQSDMIVKVKEPQPSEIALLESRHLLFTYLHLAADKAQAEGLIKSGATCIAYETVTANDRSLPLLKPMSEVAGRMSIQVGAHYLEKEQGGRGVLLGGVPGVAPARVAILGGGVSGVNAAQMAVGMRADVTIYDISNARLAELDMFFSSQIKTAYASKAAIASAVKNAHLVIGAVLVPGAAAPKLVTREMLKTMKRGSVLVDIAIDQGGCFETSHATTHDNPVFEVDGVIHYCVANMPGAVARTSTFALNNATLPFVLKLASLGAEKAMAADPHLANGLNVSNGKIRHQAVADALDLPFEAWSA; encoded by the coding sequence ATGCGTGTCGGTGTCCCCAAGGAAATCAAGAATCACGAATATCGCGTCGGTCTGACGCCGCCGTCGGTGTCGGAACTGACCGCGCTCGGCCATAGCGTCGTGGTGCAGACCGGTGCCGGTCTCGGTATCGATTTCGAGGACCAGGACTATATCGACGCCGGTGCGACGATCCTGCCCGACGCCGCCAGCGTGTTTGCGCAGTCGGACATGATCGTGAAGGTGAAAGAGCCGCAGCCAAGCGAGATCGCGCTGCTCGAATCACGCCATCTGCTCTTCACCTATCTCCACCTCGCCGCCGACAAGGCGCAGGCCGAGGGGCTGATCAAGTCGGGCGCGACCTGCATCGCCTATGAAACGGTCACCGCCAATGACCGCTCGCTGCCGCTGCTCAAGCCGATGTCGGAAGTCGCCGGCCGCATGTCGATCCAGGTCGGCGCGCATTATCTCGAAAAGGAACAGGGCGGCCGTGGCGTCCTGCTCGGCGGCGTGCCCGGCGTGGCCCCTGCCCGGGTCGCGATCCTTGGTGGCGGTGTCTCCGGCGTCAACGCGGCGCAGATGGCGGTCGGCATGCGCGCCGACGTGACGATCTACGACATTTCGAACGCCCGCCTCGCGGAACTCGACATGTTCTTCTCGAGCCAGATCAAGACGGCCTATGCCTCCAAGGCGGCGATCGCTTCGGCGGTGAAGAACGCGCACCTCGTGATCGGCGCGGTACTGGTGCCTGGTGCCGCCGCTCCCAAGCTCGTCACGCGCGAGATGCTCAAGACGATGAAGCGCGGGTCGGTGCTGGTCGATATCGCGATCGACCAGGGCGGCTGCTTCGAAACCAGCCATGCGACGACACATGACAACCCGGTGTTCGAAGTCGACGGCGTGATCCATTATTGCGTCGCCAACATGCCGGGCGCGGTCGCGCGTACCAGCACGTTCGCGCTCAACAATGCCACCCTCCCCTTCGTGCTGAAGCTGGCGAGCCTCGGCGCGGAAAAGGCGATGGCGGCCGATCCGCACCTCGCCAATGGCTTGAATGTGTCGAACGGCAAGATCCGTCACCAGGCCGTCGCCGACGCGCTCGACCTGCCGTTCGAGGCATGGAGCGCGTAA
- a CDS encoding Lrp/AsnC family transcriptional regulator, with amino-acid sequence MQLLAADARASVSSIAAQVGLSQSACTRRIQALESSGHILGYGAHLGHRRLGFRVTALVDITLGTQVEEDLAQFERAVAAIDGIVECALVSGAQDYRLKIICRDLDDYERMHREHLGRLPGVNTISSSFVLRSVPTRGEADALFAGAA; translated from the coding sequence TTGCAACTGCTCGCTGCCGACGCGCGGGCATCGGTCAGCAGCATCGCCGCTCAGGTCGGCCTATCGCAATCGGCCTGTACCCGTCGCATCCAGGCGCTCGAGTCGTCGGGGCATATCCTCGGCTATGGCGCGCATCTCGGCCATCGGCGGCTTGGCTTTCGGGTGACTGCGCTGGTCGACATCACGCTTGGCACGCAGGTCGAGGAGGATCTCGCCCAGTTCGAACGCGCGGTGGCGGCGATCGATGGAATTGTCGAATGCGCGCTGGTTTCCGGCGCGCAGGATTATCGGCTGAAAATCATCTGTCGCGACCTCGACGATTATGAGCGCATGCATCGCGAACATCTCGGCCGCTTGCCCGGCGTGAACACGATCAGCAGCAGCTTCGTGCTTCGCTCCGTCCCGACACGGGGCGAGGCGGACGCCTTGTTCGCCGGCGCGGCATGA
- a CDS encoding potassium transporter Kup: MVAEPGADLVGAPAAHCHGPDGIIKLSLGAIGVVFGDIGTSPLYAFRETFAGHHPLAVDAFHIMGVVSLMFWSMMLVVTVKYVSIIMRADNKGEGGSLALLALVSGKTKTKRWTAGIVLLGVFATALFYGDSMITPAVTVLGAVEGLAIAAPGLGGLVLPIAVVILVALFSIQRSGTSKIGLFFGPVMLLYFAVIATLGVLSVVKTPDILWALSPHYAVEFFLYDPVRAFLALGSVVLAVTGAEALYADMGHFGRNPIRVSWLFFVLPALILNYMGQGAMLMRDGTPALASPFYLLAPEYLQLPLVLLATAAAVIASQAVITGAFSVTQQAIQLGFIPRLRIEHTSASTAGQIYIPLVNWLLMAMVLLLVLAFRSSANLTSAYGIAVTGAMMIDTCLLGVVLFRLWNWPAYYAVPLLAVLFLVDGAYFAANLTKVPDGGWFPLLIGLIIFTLLTTWAKGRKLMIERMREGAMPIKVFIQSAATSATRVPGTAVFMTSSPEGVPHALLHNLKHNKVLHERIILLTIKIMDEPYYPDGGRCHLEDLDQGFHRMVLKYGFMQEPDVPAALARIHQCGADFRMMDTSFFLSRQTLLLSARPGMMVWREKLFAWMLRNAESAMEFFRLPTNRVVELGSQVEI; the protein is encoded by the coding sequence ATCGTCGCTGAACCGGGCGCCGACCTTGTCGGTGCGCCGGCGGCGCATTGCCATGGCCCCGACGGCATCATCAAGCTGTCGCTCGGCGCGATCGGTGTGGTGTTCGGCGATATCGGCACCAGTCCTCTCTACGCCTTTCGCGAGACCTTTGCGGGGCATCACCCGCTGGCCGTCGATGCGTTCCATATCATGGGCGTGGTCAGCCTGATGTTCTGGTCGATGATGCTGGTCGTGACGGTCAAATATGTCAGCATCATCATGCGCGCCGACAATAAGGGGGAGGGCGGCAGTCTCGCTTTGCTCGCCCTGGTGTCAGGCAAGACCAAGACCAAGCGCTGGACAGCCGGCATCGTCCTGCTCGGCGTGTTCGCCACCGCGCTGTTCTACGGCGACAGCATGATCACTCCGGCAGTGACCGTCCTCGGCGCGGTCGAGGGGTTGGCGATCGCCGCGCCGGGCCTGGGCGGGCTGGTGTTACCGATCGCGGTGGTCATCCTCGTCGCGCTCTTCTCGATCCAGCGCAGCGGCACGTCGAAAATCGGCCTGTTCTTCGGCCCCGTCATGCTGCTCTACTTCGCGGTCATTGCCACGCTCGGCGTGCTCAGTGTCGTCAAGACGCCCGATATCCTCTGGGCCCTGTCGCCGCATTATGCGGTCGAGTTCTTCCTCTACGATCCGGTCCGCGCCTTCCTGGCGCTTGGCTCGGTGGTGCTGGCGGTGACCGGTGCAGAGGCGCTTTATGCCGATATGGGGCATTTCGGGCGCAACCCGATCCGCGTTTCCTGGCTGTTCTTCGTGCTGCCGGCGCTGATCCTCAATTATATGGGGCAGGGCGCGATGTTGATGCGCGACGGCACCCCCGCGCTGGCCAGCCCGTTCTACCTGCTCGCGCCTGAGTATCTGCAGCTGCCGCTGGTGCTGCTCGCCACCGCCGCGGCGGTGATCGCGAGCCAGGCCGTGATCACCGGCGCCTTCTCGGTCACGCAACAGGCAATCCAGCTTGGCTTCATCCCGCGGCTGCGCATCGAACACACCAGCGCCTCGACTGCGGGGCAAATCTACATCCCGCTGGTCAACTGGCTGTTGATGGCCATGGTCCTGCTGCTGGTGCTGGCGTTCCGCTCCTCCGCCAACCTCACCTCGGCCTATGGCATCGCGGTGACCGGCGCGATGATGATCGATACCTGCCTGCTCGGCGTCGTGCTGTTCCGGCTGTGGAACTGGCCCGCCTATTACGCCGTCCCGCTGCTGGCCGTCCTATTCCTGGTCGATGGTGCCTATTTCGCCGCCAACCTGACCAAGGTTCCCGATGGCGGCTGGTTCCCGCTGCTCATCGGCCTGATCATCTTCACCTTGCTGACCACCTGGGCCAAGGGCCGCAAGCTGATGATCGAGCGGATGCGCGAGGGCGCGATGCCGATCAAGGTGTTCATCCAGTCCGCCGCGACCTCGGCCACGCGCGTGCCCGGCACCGCGGTGTTCATGACCTCGTCGCCCGAGGGCGTGCCGCATGCCCTGCTGCACAATCTCAAGCACAACAAGGTGCTGCACGAGCGTATCATCCTGCTCACCATCAAGATCATGGACGAGCCTTATTATCCCGATGGCGGCCGCTGCCATCTCGAGGATCTGGATCAGGGGTTCCACCGCATGGTGCTGAAATACGGCTTCATGCAGGAGCCCGACGTGCCGGCGGCGCTGGCCCGCATCCACCAGTGCGGCGCTGATTTCCGCATGATGGACACCAGCTTCTTCCTGTCGCGCCAGACGCTGCTGCTGTCGGCCCGGCCGGGCATGATGGTTTGGCGCGAAAAGCTCTTCGCCTGGATGTTGCGCAATGCGGAAAGCGCGATGGAGTTCTTCCGCTTGCCGACCAATCGCGTGGTCGAACTGGGCAGTCAGGTCGAGATTTGA
- a CDS encoding 2'-5' RNA ligase family protein, with the protein MSAPAPIIVTALFGKQDTAYFDALRRAHFPAERNQLPAHLTMFHHLSPSLEAELRQRLTNETRGVRPPPARIAGLMSLGKGVAFRIESPELADIRDRLADSFAAMLTPQDAVGWRPHVTIQNKVTPAEAKALQAALALDFCPRPVAIAGLASWWYRGGPWEPLSRHMFA; encoded by the coding sequence TTGAGCGCTCCGGCGCCGATCATAGTGACCGCACTGTTCGGGAAGCAGGATACGGCCTATTTCGACGCCTTGCGTCGCGCCCATTTCCCGGCCGAACGCAATCAGTTACCGGCACATCTGACGATGTTCCATCATCTAAGCCCGTCGCTCGAAGCCGAGCTCCGGCAGCGGCTGACAAATGAGACGCGCGGCGTTCGCCCGCCGCCGGCGCGAATCGCCGGTTTGATGTCGCTGGGCAAGGGCGTGGCGTTCCGTATCGAATCACCGGAACTCGCAGATATCCGCGACAGGCTGGCCGATAGTTTTGCCGCGATGCTGACGCCGCAGGATGCGGTCGGGTGGCGGCCGCACGTCACGATTCAGAACAAGGTCACGCCGGCTGAGGCCAAGGCGCTGCAGGCGGCGCTGGCGCTGGATTTCTGCCCACGCCCGGTCGCGATCGCCGGTCTGGCGAGCTGGTGGTATCGCGGCGGCCCATGGGAACCGCTGTCGCGTCATATGTTCGCTTGA